The Arachis hypogaea cultivar Tifrunner chromosome 19, arahy.Tifrunner.gnm2.J5K5, whole genome shotgun sequence genome has a window encoding:
- the LOC112779570 gene encoding putative receptor-like protein kinase At1g72540, which translates to MPSQKRVMWKSFIVGCFKDNPFSNSSLDETHTSSVSKKTLSRRISLSDLSNSSSQSIMSDLSNSLTGIGSNIHIFTYQELKEITHGFSKNNFLGEGGFGKVYKGFIDEKFKPRLVPQVVAVKALNLDGKQGHREWLAEVIFLGQLKHRNLVNLIGYCCEDEHRLLVYEYMERGNLEEKLFKGYLATLPWLTRIKIAIGAAKGLCFLHEEEKPVIYRDVKASNILLDADYNAKLSDFGLAIDGPGEDQTHVTTRVMGTRGYAAPEYIMTGHLTTMSDVYSYGVVLLELLTGRKSVDKKRPSREQDLVEWARPMLKDSLKLERIMDPRLEGQYSTQGARKLASLAYQCLSHHAKNRPSMRTVVKTLEPLLELNDIPIGHFVYVAPTEVVVVTDCSCYDNSNIKEEGKVEEEIKGEKKEKEKGRNNLKKERKSRSRRCRVKPIRSRAVYSDTALYKTLATSPYFPKQGPETHNCDGNRPILPI; encoded by the exons atgcctTCCCAAAAAAGGGTTATGTGGAAATCCTTCATAGTTGGTTGCTTCAAAGACAATCCCTTTTCCAATTCCTCCTTGGACGAAACACACACATCATCAGTTTCAAAAAAGACACTTTCTAGGAGAATCTCGCTCTCTGATCTGAGCAATTCTTCATCACAGTCTATAATGAGTGATTTGTCAAATTCCCTCACAGGAATTGGATCAAACATTCATATTTTCACTTACCAGGAGCTGAAAGAGATCACACATGGGTTCAGCAAGAACAATTTCCTCGGCGAAGGTGGATTCGGAAAGGTTTATAAAGGCTTCATTGATGAGAAATTTAAGCCCAGGCTTGTGCCTCAGGTTGTTGCTGTTAAGGCCCTCAATTTGGATGGCAAACAAGGACACAGAGAGTGGTTG GCTGAAGTAATCTTCTTGGGGCAGTTGAAGCATCGCAATCTGGTGAACTTAATTGGATACTGCTGTGAAGATGAACACAGGCTTCTTGTCTATGAATACATGGAGAGGGGCAATCTGGAAGAGAAGCTTTTCAAAG GTTATTTAGCAACATTACCTTGGCTAACAAGAATCAAAATAGCAATTGGGGCTGCAAAGGGACTTTGTTTccttcatgaagaagaaaagccAGTCATATACAGAGATGTTAAAGCCTCAAACATTCTGTTGGACGCT GACTATAATGCGAAGCTGTCGGATTTCGGTTTAGCAATAGATGGACCAGGGGAAGATCAAACACATGTTACAACTCGTGTTATGGGTACCCGCGGTTATGCTGCTCCTGAGTATATCATGACAG GTCATTTGACAACTATGAGCGACGTGTATAGCTATGGAGTTGTTCTGTTAGAGCTACTAACGGGAAGAAAATCAGTGGACAAGAAACGGCCAAGCAGAGAGCAAGATTTAGTAGAGTGGGCAAGGCCAATGCTAAAGGATTCTCTTAAACTTGAGAGAATAATGGACCCAAGACTTGAGGGTCAGTACTCCACACAAGGTGCAAGAAAGTTAGCATCTTTGGCTTACCAATGCCTAAGCCACCACGCAAAGAATAGGCCTTCAATGCGAACCGTGGTTAAGACCTTGGAGCCTCTCTTGGAACTTAACGATATCCCAATTGGTCATTTTGTTTATGTGGCCCCCACTGAAGTGGTTGTTGTAACCGATTGTTCTTGTTATGACAACAGCAATATTAAAGAAGAAGGTAAAGTTGAAGAGGAAATAAAGGGagagaaaaaggagaaggagaagggtcGCAATAATTTAAAGAAGGAGCGAAAAAGTCGTAGCCGTAGGTGTAGAGTTAAGCCAATCAGGTCTCGTGCTGTTTACTCTGACACTGCTCTGTATAAGACTCTTGCTACCAGTCCATACTTTCCCAAACAAGGACCAGAGACACATAATTGTGATGGAAATCGCCCCATATTGCCAATTTAG
- the LOC112775416 gene encoding uncharacterized protein isoform X2, with the protein MHTSRLGIRDMPKQKRYKNLLKAVAAANSSQDKSIAVTNLSRDKATSLNASQVKSVAAANSSQDTSAATNFSRDKSAAATNFSRDKSAAAANSSRDKSAAASNSSRDKSAASNSSWDKSAASNSSRSKSATVSSSSRDKSTASNSSEPSSVAPTISEHLSEPKRKRGRESKHYWTIDAISCSNRRSSRTPCRSLWAIGH; encoded by the exons ATGCATACTTCTCGACTTGGCATTCGAG ATATGCCAAAGCAAAAGAGGTACAAGAATCTACTTAAAGCAGTAGCAGCTGCAAATTCTTCACAAGACAAGTCAATAGCAGTTACAAATTTATCCCGAGACAAGGCGACATCTTTAAATGCATCACAAGTCAAGTCTGTAGCTGCTGCAAATTCCTCCCAAGACACATCGGCAGCTACAAATTTCTCCCGAGATAAGTCGGCAGCAGCTACAAATTTCTCCCGAGACAAGTCGGCAGCAGCTGCAAATTCGTCCCGAGACAAGTCGGCAGCAGCTTCAAATTCATCTCGAGACAAGTCAGCAGCTTCAAATTCTTCCTGGGACAAGTCGGCAGCTTCAAATTCCTCCCGGAGCAAGTCGGCAACAGTTTCAAGTTCCTCCCGAGACAAGTCGACAGCTTCAAATTCTTCTGAGCCATCATCAGTTGCTCCAACTATATCTGAGCATCTATCCGAACCTAAACGTAAACGTGGACGTGAATCTAAGCATTACTGGACTATTGATGCCATAT
- the LOC112775416 gene encoding uncharacterized protein isoform X4 has product MHTSRLGIRDMPKQKRYKNLLKAVAAANSSQDKSIAVTNLSRDKATSLNASQVKSVAAANSSQDTSAATNFSRDKSAAATNFSRDKSAAAANSSRDKSAAASNSSRDKSAASNSSWDKSAASNSSRSKSATVSSSSRDKSTASNSSEPSSVAPTISEHLSEPKRKRGRESKHYWTIDAI; this is encoded by the exons ATGCATACTTCTCGACTTGGCATTCGAG ATATGCCAAAGCAAAAGAGGTACAAGAATCTACTTAAAGCAGTAGCAGCTGCAAATTCTTCACAAGACAAGTCAATAGCAGTTACAAATTTATCCCGAGACAAGGCGACATCTTTAAATGCATCACAAGTCAAGTCTGTAGCTGCTGCAAATTCCTCCCAAGACACATCGGCAGCTACAAATTTCTCCCGAGATAAGTCGGCAGCAGCTACAAATTTCTCCCGAGACAAGTCGGCAGCAGCTGCAAATTCGTCCCGAGACAAGTCGGCAGCAGCTTCAAATTCATCTCGAGACAAGTCAGCAGCTTCAAATTCTTCCTGGGACAAGTCGGCAGCTTCAAATTCCTCCCGGAGCAAGTCGGCAACAGTTTCAAGTTCCTCCCGAGACAAGTCGACAGCTTCAAATTCTTCTGAGCCATCATCAGTTGCTCCAACTATATCTGAGCATCTATCCGAACCTAAACGTAAACGTGGACGTGAATCTAAGCATTACTGGACTATTGATGCCATAT
- the LOC112775416 gene encoding uncharacterized protein isoform X1, whose protein sequence is MELLSFDAHFILYLLIIDLIYYVDMPKQKRYKNLLKAVAAANSSQDKSIAVTNLSRDKATSLNASQVKSVAAANSSQDTSAATNFSRDKSAAATNFSRDKSAAAANSSRDKSAAASNSSRDKSAASNSSWDKSAASNSSRSKSATVSSSSRDKSTASNSSEPSSVAPTISEHLSEPKRKRGRESKHYWTIDAISCSNRRSSRTPCRSLWAIGH, encoded by the coding sequence ATGGAACTACTAAGCTTTGATGcacattttattctatatttattaattattgatttgatCTATTATGTAGATATGCCAAAGCAAAAGAGGTACAAGAATCTACTTAAAGCAGTAGCAGCTGCAAATTCTTCACAAGACAAGTCAATAGCAGTTACAAATTTATCCCGAGACAAGGCGACATCTTTAAATGCATCACAAGTCAAGTCTGTAGCTGCTGCAAATTCCTCCCAAGACACATCGGCAGCTACAAATTTCTCCCGAGATAAGTCGGCAGCAGCTACAAATTTCTCCCGAGACAAGTCGGCAGCAGCTGCAAATTCGTCCCGAGACAAGTCGGCAGCAGCTTCAAATTCATCTCGAGACAAGTCAGCAGCTTCAAATTCTTCCTGGGACAAGTCGGCAGCTTCAAATTCCTCCCGGAGCAAGTCGGCAACAGTTTCAAGTTCCTCCCGAGACAAGTCGACAGCTTCAAATTCTTCTGAGCCATCATCAGTTGCTCCAACTATATCTGAGCATCTATCCGAACCTAAACGTAAACGTGGACGTGAATCTAAGCATTACTGGACTATTGATGCCATAT